Proteins encoded together in one Miscanthus floridulus cultivar M001 chromosome 16, ASM1932011v1, whole genome shotgun sequence window:
- the LOC136511993 gene encoding thioredoxin-like 2, chloroplastic, with protein MADALLLPRRFFAPSSAASGASSSASSSPPCRWVLSSPGSPRRARLAAAHPQPRPRRLTRHKTYAAEPESGEQPKWWEKNAGPNMIDIHSTVEFLDALRDAGDRLVIVEFYGTWCGSCRALFPRLCRTALENPDILFLKVNFDENKPMCKRLNVKVLPFFHFYRGADGLLVAFSCSLAKIQKLKDAIAMHNTARCSIGPPVGVGDVELLDSASPQEKPAEASPRS; from the exons ATGGCCGACGCTCTCCTCCTTCCGCGCCGCTTCTTCGCACCGTCGTCAGCCGCATCCGGCGCCTCTTCATCCGCCTCTTCGTCCCCGCCGTGTCGTTGGGTGCTCTCGTCGCCCGGCTCCCCGCGGCGGGCGCGCCTGGCGGCCGCTCACCCGCAACCCCGGCCTCGCCGGCTCACTCGACACAAG ACTTATGCAGCAGAGCCAGAGAGTGGCGAGCAACCAAAATGGTGGGAGAAAAATGCTGGACCAAACATGATTGACATCCACTCCACAGTGGAGTTCTTGGATGCACTTAGAGATGCTGGAGACAGGCTTGTTATTGTTGAGTTCTATGGAACCTGGTGCGGTTCATGCAGGGCTCTCTTTCCAAGG CTCTGCCGGACAGCTTTGGAGAACCCTGATATATTGTTTCTAAAAGTGAACTTTGATGAAAACAAACCTATGTGCAAACGACTGAATGTCAAAGTCCTTCCTTTCTTCCATTTTTACCGTGGTGCTGATGGGCTACTGGTGGCTTTCTCCTGTTCCTTAGCTAAG ATTCAGAAGCTGAAGGATGCCATTGCAATGCACAACACTGCTCGTTGCAGCATTGGTCCACCTGTTGGAGTTGGCGATGTTGAATTGCTGGATAGCGCGAGCCCTCAAGAGAAACCTGCAGAAGCTAGCCCACG ATCTTAA